Genomic segment of Amphibacillus xylanus NBRC 15112:
ACGGGTGGTTGGTCAATATTATCAGGATCTTTAACAGGTGTGATTATGATTTTACCTGTTATTATCCGCGCATCTGAAGAAGCATTACGCAACGTACCAAATCCGTTGCGTGAAGGAAGCCTAGCCTTAGGTACAACGCGCTGGTACACAATCAAGAAAACAGTATTACCAGTCGCTATACCAGGTATTTTATCAAGTATCATATTATCAATTGGTCGTGTTGTTGGTGAAACAGCTGCTTTCTTATTAACACTCGGAGGAAGTTTGCTTATTCCGCGGACAATTTTTGATGGAAGTAGAACATTATCACTCCATCTTTATATGGTTGCGATGGAAACAGGTAACATGGATATGGCTTTAGGTACTGGAGCAGTATTAATTATTTTAGTTTTAGTTATTAATTTTCTGGCAAGTTTATTATTCAAGCGATTTGTGAAGCGCTTTTCATAAGTCAGCCATGTTTGCCGAATTGGGGGTAAGTAAAGATGATAAATAATCAAGAGAAAATAAAGATATCAGTCGATAAACTATCATTTTATTATGGAGAGAAACAAGCTTTATATGAAATATCATTAGAGATTCCAGAGCGTGAGGTCTTTGCCTTAATAGGACCTTCAGGTTGTGGTAAATCAACGTTTCTTAGAACGTTAAATCGATTAAATGATTTGATTCATAAATCAAAAGTAACAGGAAAAATTGAAATAGATGGTCAGGATATTTATGATCCTAGTGTTGATGTAGTGCAATTAAGAACAGCTGTAGGAATGGTTTTTCAAAAGCCAAATCCATTTCCAAGCAGTATTTTTGATAATGTTGCTTACGGGCCAAGAGCGCATGGGATTAAAGACAAACAAAAGTTAAATGAAATTGTTGAAAGAAGTCTAAAGCAAGCAGCACTTTGGGATGAGGTAAAAGACAGACTTGATGCACCAGGCACAAGCTTATCAGGAGGTCAACAACAACGTCTTTGTATTGCAAGAGTAATGGCTGTTGAGCCTGATGTCATTTTAATGGATGAACCGACATCAGCATTAGATCCATTAGCAACGACAAAAATTGAGAATTTAATTAATGAATTAAGGGAAAAGTACACGATTGTTATTGTGACGCATAACATGGAGCAAGCTGCTCGAATTTCGGATAAAACAGCCTTCTTCCTTGATGGAGAGGTCGTTGAGGTTGGTTCAACAGATCAACTATTTACAAATCCTAAGAAGCAAGAAACAGAAGATTATATTACTGGTAAGTTCGGTTAATATAAAGAAGTAGCAAATAAGTTATTATTCAATTTATTTCACCCAACATTTTGTTGTAAAATAAACAGCCCCTAGTCAATTTGATTAGGGGCATTTTTTTGATATTTAAATTGTCATTTTACAAATCGCGTCGCATTGCTTTTAAGACATCGATTTGAGTTGCTCGTTTGGCTGGACGAGCACCAGAAATGATTGTGACGAGTAAACAAATCGTTATCGAAATCACGATTAGTGACAATGGAATAACTGAGAACTTAAATCCTTCAGGTAAGCTTTCATTAAAGATGGACTCGATAATTAATGGAATCCCGAGATTTACAGCAAAACTAATCAGATAAGCCACTGCTGTACCAATGACAGCACCCATGATACCGATATAACTACTTTCTAATAAAAAGACTTGTTTGATCGTTTTTGGATTTGCTCCAATAGCTTTCATAATACCGATGTCTGGCGCACGTTCAGTAACAGCCATCGTCATCGTATTATAAATACCAATTGAAGCAATTAAAACAGCAATTGTTCCAATGAAAACCAAACCAGCTTTAGCAACGTTAAAGAGAATATTAATTTGATTAATTTCATTGGCAACTGAGTATGCATAATAATGATTATCTGTTAGAAATGTTGTCAGGTCTTTAATGTATTGAACAGAGTCAGTATGAATATATACTTCATCAAATGTTCTGAAATCTTTTAACTCATAGTATTCGTCATGAGCAAAAGGGAATGCGTTACTTGTTCCTGTAAACGCCTCTAATTCAGTGAGTAAACCTTCTGAAATATAAACTTGTGTATTGGTCTGCCAATCACGATTAGGTTTTTCAACTACACCAACAATTGTTACTTCAAATGATTTTGTTTCCACATTATCATCTTCATCATATTTTTCAATCTCAAATTTTACCGTTTGACCAACGATCTCATCTTTAAATTTATACTCGTCTAGTTTATTGCCTTCATCGTCGAAAACTTTTTCCGGATCAACTCCAGTTGGCATGAGGTACTCGGCAAAATGATAGCCAACAATAATCTCATTATCTGCTTTTGGGTAATCTCCCTTAGCTAGA
This window contains:
- the pstA gene encoding phosphate ABC transporter permease PstA; this translates as MGKTKRNQWIAFGLLSLATAFTITVLIAILFYVMGQGLKMINLEFLLENPRNMGAEGGIYPAILGTIYLVGVTLLIATPIGVGTAIFLNEYTREGPFKKMIRFTTEALAGIPSIVFGLFGFVFFVILLEPYTGGWSILSGSLTGVIMILPVIIRASEEALRNVPNPLREGSLALGTTRWYTIKKTVLPVAIPGILSSIILSIGRVVGETAAFLLTLGGSLLIPRTIFDGSRTLSLHLYMVAMETGNMDMALGTGAVLIILVLVINFLASLLFKRFVKRFS
- the pstB gene encoding phosphate ABC transporter ATP-binding protein PstB, whose amino-acid sequence is MINNQEKIKISVDKLSFYYGEKQALYEISLEIPEREVFALIGPSGCGKSTFLRTLNRLNDLIHKSKVTGKIEIDGQDIYDPSVDVVQLRTAVGMVFQKPNPFPSSIFDNVAYGPRAHGIKDKQKLNEIVERSLKQAALWDEVKDRLDAPGTSLSGGQQQRLCIARVMAVEPDVILMDEPTSALDPLATTKIENLINELREKYTIVIVTHNMEQAARISDKTAFFLDGEVVEVGSTDQLFTNPKKQETEDYITGKFG
- a CDS encoding ABC transporter permease gives rise to the protein MRFKDQMKFVRQNIRKNKMRIFMTVLASAMGTTFLIVLASVGFGLHDTLLKDVMEQDKINEISVYGYDDGEYREINENDLDYFKSLENVKSVRHVNYVSQGPNILVDDFELSSNMISVNFDAEREAGLNLAKGDYPKADNEIIVGYHFAEYLMPTGVDPEKVFDDEGNKLDEYKFKDEIVGQTVKFEIEKYDEDDNVETKSFEVTIVGVVEKPNRDWQTNTQVYISEGLLTELEAFTGTSNAFPFAHDEYYELKDFRTFDEVYIHTDSVQYIKDLTTFLTDNHYYAYSVANEINQINILFNVAKAGLVFIGTIAVLIASIGIYNTMTMAVTERAPDIGIMKAIGANPKTIKQVFLLESSYIGIMGAVIGTAVAYLISFAVNLGIPLIIESIFNESLPEGFKFSVIPLSLIVISITICLLVTIISGARPAKRATQIDVLKAMRRDL